The Hymenobacter sp. GOD-10R genome includes a window with the following:
- a CDS encoding glycosyl hydrolase family 95 catalytic domain-containing protein, with protein sequence MINLRFVLSITGLLSLTLSTSEAQQQQQLKLQYNQPAEKWTDALPIGNGKLGGMVFGGVTEDHIQFNEATLWTGRPRTYYREGAAQYLGPIRQLLAEGKQAEAEALAEQHFMGVKDHEGEYDAQKAAWLQKVGAMNVTAALAPGHTWQNVAVPALNGWESVGLEGLDGAVWFKTSFDVPQAWAGKNLTVALGRIRDVDYTYVNGTQIGTDEGISKKRRYIIPAAALHAGKNQLVIKVLNFYDKGGLIGVKEKQPVFVVYPEGGSPETNVPLDPNWQYWIQDDNPPLFPSYEASYQPFGDVYLQFPQAGTPTNYHRELDLNEAITRVSYTNNGVNYTREYFASAPRQALVWHLAADRKGAINLAAALKSLHKQMTTRQVDDHTLALSVQVKDGVLRGVSYLRVEAKRGKVTVTNDQIKVENADEATFTLTAATSFKNYKDVSAEPEKLAAQALALSKGKKYEALKAEHVREYQGYFKNFAVDLGHSPNENLPTDERIRQFNPTADPALLALYMQYGRYLLISCSRPGAQAANLQGVWNESLTPSWGSKYTTNINLQMNYWPAEVLNLSACTEPLFRLIDEAAEAGKGTAKAHYNAPGWVLHHNTDLWRGTAPINASNHGIWVTGAAWLTQHIWEHYQFTQDKEFLRQQYTVMKEAASFFVNFLVKDPKTGWLISTPSNSPEHGGLVAGPAMDHQIIRELFKNCSAAAQALGVDADFRKTLEEKSRQLAPNQIGKHGQLQEWLEDKDDPTDTHRHVSHLWGVFPGTDITWATPDVLKAARQSLLYRGDEGTGWSLAWKVNLWARFKDGDHTLLIAKNLLSPAETGTGSERGGVYHNMFDAHPPFQIDGNFGGAAGLAEMLVQSQAGYLELLPALPTALPNGEIRGLCARGGFEVTMKWQLGKLQQVEILSKAGGNCAVRYGTKEVSLATQKGKTYRLNGNLEVM encoded by the coding sequence ATGATAAACCTGCGCTTCGTCCTCAGCATCACCGGACTATTAAGCTTAACCCTAAGCACCAGTGAGGCGCAGCAACAGCAGCAACTAAAGCTTCAGTACAACCAGCCCGCTGAGAAGTGGACCGATGCCTTGCCCATCGGCAATGGCAAGCTAGGCGGGATGGTGTTTGGCGGCGTGACGGAAGACCATATTCAGTTCAACGAAGCAACGCTTTGGACGGGTCGACCGCGCACGTACTACCGCGAAGGCGCCGCCCAATATCTAGGTCCCATTCGCCAACTGTTGGCGGAGGGCAAACAAGCTGAGGCTGAAGCACTAGCCGAGCAGCACTTCATGGGGGTAAAGGACCACGAAGGCGAGTACGACGCGCAAAAAGCGGCATGGCTACAAAAAGTGGGCGCCATGAATGTAACCGCAGCCCTAGCGCCCGGCCATACCTGGCAGAACGTAGCTGTTCCGGCGTTAAACGGTTGGGAGAGTGTTGGTTTAGAAGGTCTTGATGGCGCCGTGTGGTTCAAAACCTCTTTCGACGTGCCGCAAGCGTGGGCCGGTAAGAACTTGACGGTAGCCCTAGGTCGCATTCGCGACGTGGACTATACCTACGTGAACGGCACGCAAATCGGTACCGATGAAGGTATCAGCAAAAAGCGGCGCTATATCATTCCGGCCGCGGCGCTGCACGCGGGTAAGAACCAGCTGGTAATCAAGGTGCTGAACTTTTACGACAAGGGAGGCTTGATCGGGGTAAAGGAAAAGCAGCCGGTGTTCGTGGTGTATCCTGAAGGCGGCAGCCCCGAAACCAACGTGCCGCTTGACCCCAACTGGCAGTACTGGATTCAGGATGATAATCCGCCGCTGTTTCCTTCTTACGAAGCTAGCTACCAGCCTTTTGGCGACGTGTATTTGCAATTCCCGCAGGCCGGTACGCCGACCAACTACCACCGGGAGCTAGACTTGAACGAGGCCATTACGCGGGTTTCGTATACCAACAACGGCGTCAACTACACCCGCGAGTACTTCGCCAGTGCGCCACGGCAAGCGCTTGTCTGGCACTTGGCGGCTGATAGAAAGGGCGCTATCAACCTAGCTGCTGCGCTGAAAAGTCTGCATAAGCAGATGACTACTCGCCAAGTGGATGACCACACCCTAGCTCTGTCGGTGCAGGTGAAAGATGGCGTCCTGCGTGGCGTGAGCTACCTGCGGGTAGAAGCCAAGCGCGGGAAAGTGACGGTGACCAATGACCAGATCAAGGTCGAAAACGCCGACGAAGCCACGTTTACGCTGACGGCGGCTACCAGTTTCAAGAACTACAAAGACGTATCGGCCGAGCCGGAGAAGCTAGCTGCTCAAGCCCTAGCTCTCAGCAAAGGCAAGAAGTACGAAGCGCTGAAAGCCGAACACGTACGGGAGTACCAAGGCTACTTCAAAAACTTCGCCGTCGACCTAGGGCACAGCCCTAACGAGAACTTGCCCACCGATGAGCGCATTCGGCAATTCAATCCGACTGCTGACCCGGCGCTGCTGGCGTTGTACATGCAGTATGGGCGCTACCTGCTGATTTCCTGTTCGCGGCCGGGAGCACAGGCAGCGAACCTGCAAGGTGTTTGGAACGAGTCGCTTACGCCTTCGTGGGGCAGTAAGTACACCACCAATATCAACTTACAGATGAACTACTGGCCAGCGGAGGTGCTAAACCTCTCGGCCTGCACCGAGCCGTTATTTCGGTTGATCGATGAAGCAGCCGAAGCGGGTAAAGGCACTGCGAAAGCCCACTACAACGCGCCCGGCTGGGTGCTCCACCACAACACCGACCTATGGCGGGGCACGGCGCCCATCAACGCCTCCAACCACGGTATCTGGGTGACTGGCGCGGCCTGGCTGACCCAGCACATCTGGGAGCATTACCAGTTCACCCAAGACAAGGAGTTTCTGCGCCAGCAATACACGGTGATGAAGGAGGCCGCTAGCTTCTTCGTGAATTTCCTGGTGAAGGACCCCAAAACCGGCTGGCTCATCAGCACGCCCTCCAACTCACCGGAGCACGGTGGTCTAGTGGCCGGCCCCGCCATGGACCACCAGATTATTCGGGAGCTGTTCAAGAATTGCAGTGCCGCCGCACAAGCTCTCGGTGTTGATGCCGACTTCCGAAAAACGCTGGAAGAAAAATCTCGCCAGCTAGCCCCAAATCAAATCGGCAAACACGGGCAGCTACAAGAGTGGCTGGAAGACAAAGATGACCCCACCGACACCCATCGGCACGTGTCGCACCTGTGGGGCGTGTTTCCCGGCACCGATATTACCTGGGCCACGCCCGATGTGCTAAAGGCCGCCCGGCAGTCGTTGCTCTACCGCGGCGACGAGGGCACCGGCTGGAGCCTAGCGTGGAAAGTAAACCTCTGGGCTAGGTTCAAAGACGGCGACCATACCCTGCTCATTGCGAAGAACTTGCTTTCGCCCGCCGAAACTGGCACCGGCAGCGAGCGGGGCGGCGTGTACCACAATATGTTCGACGCGCACCCGCCTTTCCAGATCGACGGCAACTTTGGCGGCGCGGCCGGCCTGGCCGAAATGCTGGTGCAAAGCCAAGCGGGCTACCTAGAGTTATTACCCGCGCTACCTACCGCGCTACCCAACGGTGAGATTCGCGGCCTCTGCGCTCGCGGCGGTTTCGAAGTAACCATGAAGTGGCAGCTAGGCAAGCTGCAACAAGTTGAAATTCTGTCGAAAGCCGGTGGCAACTGTGCTGTGCGCTACGGCACTAAGGAGGTGAGTCTAGCAACGCAGAAGGGCAAAACGTATCGGTTGAATGGAAATCTAGAAGTGATGTAG
- a CDS encoding glycoside hydrolase family 28 protein, translated as MNQLKYLALSFVLLLASATVSVAQQYYNVVKYGARRDSSKLATQAIAKAIDAASKAGGGTVYFPAGKYKTGPIHLKSNIIIDIDAGAEIYFSNNFDDYLPMVQSRYEGVDVMNFSPLFYAYKVENITIRGRGLIDGQGKKWWAFAEGKSRRENESKWQKEFRRLNPEVLNSLKPDVPGVMERAFLRPPFIQPMYCKNVLIEGITIRNSPFWTVNPEFCENVTVTGVTINNPKSPNTDGINPESCKYVHISNCHISVGDDCITIKSGKDGPGRKMAAPAENYTITNCTMLSGHGGVVIGSEMSGDVKKITISNCIFDGTDRGIRIKTARGRGGVVEEIRVDNIVMKNIREQAIVLDMQYAKSQPEPITERTPRFRNIHFSNITAETNQAGYLNGLEEMPIENVTFNNMNLNAKTGFTVKQAQNIEFHNVQVNAATGPAVRAENVKTLLLDGVRTLAPKAATATIDLTNTEDVFVYNSFPAAGTETFLKLNGDKTKNVVLRNNNFKYVKSPLKKEDAVKEQVVVD; from the coding sequence ATGAATCAACTCAAATACCTAGCCCTGAGCTTCGTGCTTTTGCTGGCAAGTGCTACGGTTTCCGTGGCGCAGCAGTACTACAATGTAGTGAAGTATGGTGCGCGCCGCGACAGCAGCAAGCTAGCTACTCAGGCCATTGCCAAGGCTATTGATGCGGCTTCGAAGGCGGGCGGCGGCACGGTGTATTTCCCAGCCGGTAAGTACAAAACCGGCCCAATTCATCTGAAAAGCAACATCATCATCGACATCGATGCGGGGGCGGAAATTTACTTCAGCAACAACTTCGACGACTACCTGCCCATGGTGCAGTCGCGCTACGAGGGCGTGGATGTGATGAACTTCTCGCCGCTGTTCTATGCCTACAAAGTCGAGAACATCACCATCCGGGGCCGCGGGCTGATTGATGGGCAGGGCAAAAAGTGGTGGGCGTTTGCTGAGGGCAAGTCGCGGCGGGAGAATGAGTCGAAGTGGCAGAAGGAATTTCGCCGCCTGAACCCGGAGGTGCTGAACAGCTTAAAACCCGACGTGCCGGGCGTGATGGAGCGAGCCTTCCTACGACCACCATTCATCCAGCCGATGTACTGCAAAAACGTGCTGATTGAAGGCATTACCATCCGCAACTCGCCTTTTTGGACGGTGAACCCCGAGTTTTGTGAAAACGTGACGGTTACGGGCGTGACCATCAACAACCCGAAGTCGCCGAACACCGACGGTATCAACCCGGAGTCGTGCAAGTACGTGCACATTTCCAACTGCCACATCAGCGTCGGCGACGACTGCATCACCATTAAGTCGGGCAAAGATGGTCCGGGCCGTAAGATGGCCGCGCCAGCCGAAAACTACACCATCACCAACTGCACCATGCTCTCAGGGCACGGCGGCGTAGTGATCGGCAGCGAGATGTCGGGCGACGTGAAGAAGATTACCATCTCGAATTGCATCTTCGACGGCACCGACCGCGGCATTCGCATCAAAACGGCCCGCGGCAGGGGAGGAGTGGTGGAGGAAATCCGGGTGGACAACATCGTGATGAAGAACATCCGCGAGCAGGCCATCGTGCTGGATATGCAGTACGCCAAGAGTCAGCCCGAGCCCATCACGGAGCGTACCCCTAGGTTCCGCAACATTCACTTCAGCAACATCACCGCCGAGACAAACCAAGCCGGCTACCTCAATGGCCTGGAAGAAATGCCCATCGAAAACGTCACCTTTAACAACATGAATCTCAATGCCAAAACTGGCTTCACGGTGAAGCAAGCCCAAAACATTGAGTTTCACAACGTGCAGGTGAATGCCGCCACCGGTCCCGCCGTGCGCGCCGAAAACGTGAAAACGCTGTTGCTCGACGGCGTGCGCACCCTAGCTCCCAAAGCCGCCACCGCCACCATCGACCTGACCAACACGGAAGACGTGTTCGTGTACAACTCCTTCCCCGCCGCTGGCACCGAAACCTTCCTGAAGCTCAACGGCGACAAAACTAAAAACGTGGTGCTGCGCAACAACAACTTCAAGTATGTGAAATCGCCCTTGAAGAAGGAAGACGCGGTGAAGGAGCAAGTGGTAGTGGATTAA
- a CDS encoding MGH1-like glycoside hydrolase domain-containing protein: MQLRTKLLLSLASLALWQQPQPSLAQQSAPVVLNTDKLKSSVAYFNSLDVEEAVKNYVTNAQSADWMAQNVPLFECPDSAIQQTYYYRWWTMRKHLKQTPDGYVFTEFMTPMNHAGVHNTISSALGHHIYEARWLRNQQYLDEYIKFWLFVDPKQKKPHLHAFSSWLDDAVYNRYLVRPDLAFVQAVLPALNDDYRLWETERKLPNQMFWQFDVRDAMEESISGSRKNKNVRPTINSYMYGNAKALAAMAALVKNDSLARKYKQKEKELKTLVQKNLWDEPASFFKVKYEAGPLCESREELGYIPWYFSLPDDKAKYAKQWEQLTDSAGFKAKWGLTTAERRAPTFRTHGSGHGCEWDGAVWPFATTQTLKGLANLLTQYKHQDGMSPQVYYDELRKYALSHQKRGVPYLGEYQDEKNGEWLKGDNPRSSFYNHSGFCDLVISDLVGLKPRADNKLEIFPLIPAGKWAWFCLDNVPYHGKSITVLWDETGQKYGRGQGLRIYADGKQIYQGKDLKRALATLPG; encoded by the coding sequence ATGCAGTTACGAACCAAGCTTCTTCTCTCTCTCGCTAGCCTAGCCCTTTGGCAACAGCCGCAACCTAGCCTTGCGCAGCAGAGCGCGCCCGTGGTGCTGAACACCGACAAGCTGAAAAGCAGCGTCGCGTATTTTAACTCGCTCGACGTGGAAGAAGCCGTAAAGAACTACGTCACCAACGCCCAGTCGGCCGACTGGATGGCGCAGAACGTGCCGCTGTTCGAGTGCCCCGATTCGGCCATTCAGCAGACGTACTACTACCGCTGGTGGACGATGCGCAAGCACCTGAAGCAGACGCCCGACGGCTACGTGTTCACGGAGTTCATGACACCGATGAACCACGCGGGCGTTCATAACACCATCAGCAGCGCCCTCGGTCACCACATCTACGAAGCACGCTGGCTGCGGAACCAGCAGTACCTCGACGAGTACATCAAGTTCTGGCTCTTTGTCGATCCGAAGCAGAAGAAGCCCCACCTGCATGCCTTTAGCAGCTGGCTCGACGATGCCGTGTACAACCGCTACCTCGTGCGCCCCGACCTAGCTTTTGTGCAGGCGGTGCTGCCCGCCCTCAACGACGACTACCGCCTGTGGGAAACTGAGCGCAAATTGCCCAACCAGATGTTCTGGCAGTTCGACGTGCGCGACGCCATGGAGGAATCCATCAGCGGCTCGCGCAAGAACAAGAACGTGCGGCCCACCATCAACAGCTACATGTACGGCAACGCCAAAGCGCTGGCCGCTATGGCGGCGCTGGTGAAGAATGACAGCCTCGCTCGCAAATACAAGCAGAAAGAAAAGGAGCTAAAAACGCTGGTGCAGAAGAACTTGTGGGATGAGCCAGCGTCTTTCTTCAAAGTAAAATATGAAGCCGGCCCCTTGTGCGAGTCGCGGGAGGAGCTAGGCTACATTCCCTGGTATTTCTCCCTGCCCGACGACAAAGCCAAGTACGCCAAGCAATGGGAGCAGCTCACCGACTCGGCCGGCTTCAAAGCCAAATGGGGCCTGACCACCGCCGAGCGCCGCGCCCCCACTTTCCGCACCCACGGCTCCGGCCACGGCTGCGAGTGGGACGGCGCCGTGTGGCCCTTTGCCACCACCCAAACCTTGAAAGGCCTCGCCAACCTGCTCACCCAGTACAAGCACCAAGACGGCATGAGCCCGCAGGTGTACTACGACGAGCTGCGCAAATACGCCCTCTCGCACCAGAAACGCGGTGTGCCCTACCTAGGTGAATACCAAGATGAAAAGAACGGCGAGTGGCTGAAAGGCGACAACCCGCGCAGCAGCTTCTACAACCACTCCGGCTTCTGTGACTTAGTTATCAGCGACCTAGTTGGTCTAAAACCTAGGGCTGACAATAAGTTGGAAATCTTTCCTTTGATCCCGGCAGGTAAGTGGGCGTGGTTTTGCCTCGACAACGTGCCGTACCACGGCAAGAGCATCACAGTGCTGTGGGATGAAACCGGCCAAAAATACGGTAGAGGCCAAGGCCTGCGTATCTATGCCGATGGCAAGCAAATATATCAAGGCAAGGACCTAAAGCGGGCATTGGCGACGCTGCCAGGCTAG
- a CDS encoding malectin domain-containing carbohydrate-binding protein: MNILIMRRLTLLFLFLLTIVEARSQANLRVTIPLDTDWHTVADDKNPQAFNGFEQPSFSDKDWKTVAVPHNWDAYEGYRRLRHGNRHGYAWYRKTFTVKPEKSGQRYFLFFEGVGSYATVWVNGQKVGFHAGGRTTFTLDVTPVINLDGKPNLLAVRADHPAGIQDLPWVCGGCSEERGFSEGSQPMGIFRPVQLVVTSPVRVEPFGVHIWSDSTVSEKSAQLYLTTEVKNYESKTKTITVLSQLLDKKGARIAEVKTKQQLRPGTVATIKQQFPKLNQPHLWSLEDPYLYRLVTRVVEKGKPVDELSTSYGIRWISWPIGKAAANQKAFLLNGKPVFINGIAEYEHLLGQSHAFSAAQIRTRVQQMKALGFNAFRDAHQPHNLRYQANWDTLGLLWWPQLAAHVWYDTPAFRVNFKALLVDWIKERRNSPSVVLWGLENESTLPEDFAKECTALIRQLDPTASSQRKVTTCNGGKGTDWDVPQNWTGTYGGDPATYAADVQRQVLIGEYGAWRTLDLHSKGPPILNNGPFSEDRMTQIMETKVRLAESVKDKTAGQFFWIFTSHDNPGRVQGGEGQRELDRIGPVNYKGLLTPWEEPTDAFYMFRANYAPKATEPMVYIASHTWPDRWLTPGKKDSITVYSNCDEVELFNDVNSASLGRKTRGGIGTHFQWDNVDIKYNVLYAIGYMQGKAVAKDYIVLHHLPQAPHFDQFLAGAKPIMAPQPSYNYLYRVNCGGPAYTDKSGNTWLADQPHTDATAWGSESWTNDFPGLSPFFASQRRTHDPIQGTTDWTLFQDFRYGRDKLRYSFPVPDGDYLVELYFTEPWLGTGGGLDCTGWRLFDVAINNETVLHDLDIWKEAGHDQALKKTVKARVTGGQLVISFPHVASGQALISALAIASTDAKATVIPRSQAVIKNLNVTDKATASQWSAQTWLDTGDQAYAGDQTTFSALPSGLYGAEWLRTPKEASTSSQSYASFEVTAEADVYVGLDVQITAKPAWLKDYEDTKTTLANDMAGGHSFHVYRKRFPAGTTVVLGPNGVTAKGKPLMYSVAVNRASTIEPAYDLKPTTGYKPETARVSGPGMVKETVNTKESITFKEPSGGALEWTFIVGVADTYSLTFRYANPLTKTLTGKLTVAYADGTLIKEEPVELVPSKTGKWNYLTSSTGSMINAGSYRVKLTATDAAGLSVSGLDVQ; encoded by the coding sequence ATGAATATTCTGATTATGCGACGACTTACGCTGCTTTTCCTGTTTCTCCTGACCATTGTCGAAGCTAGGTCGCAGGCTAACCTGCGCGTCACCATTCCGCTTGATACCGACTGGCACACCGTCGCTGATGACAAAAATCCGCAAGCATTCAACGGCTTCGAGCAACCTAGCTTTTCGGACAAAGACTGGAAAACTGTGGCTGTGCCGCACAACTGGGACGCTTACGAAGGCTACCGCCGGCTGCGCCACGGCAACCGCCACGGCTACGCGTGGTACCGCAAAACCTTCACGGTGAAGCCTGAGAAAAGCGGGCAACGCTACTTCCTCTTTTTCGAAGGTGTGGGCTCCTATGCCACGGTGTGGGTGAACGGCCAAAAGGTAGGTTTTCACGCGGGCGGCCGCACCACGTTCACACTGGACGTAACGCCCGTTATCAACCTCGATGGTAAACCTAACTTGCTGGCCGTGCGCGCCGACCACCCAGCTGGTATTCAGGATTTGCCGTGGGTATGCGGGGGCTGCTCCGAGGAACGGGGCTTTTCGGAAGGCTCGCAGCCGATGGGCATCTTCCGGCCGGTGCAGCTCGTCGTGACGAGTCCAGTGCGGGTGGAGCCGTTTGGCGTGCACATCTGGAGTGACTCGACGGTGTCGGAAAAGTCGGCGCAGCTGTATCTGACCACGGAGGTGAAGAACTATGAAAGCAAGACGAAGACCATTACGGTGCTGAGCCAATTGCTTGACAAGAAAGGAGCTAGGATAGCGGAGGTAAAAACTAAGCAGCAGCTTCGGCCGGGTACCGTCGCCACGATCAAGCAGCAGTTCCCGAAGCTCAATCAGCCTCATCTATGGTCGCTGGAAGACCCGTACTTGTACCGCCTCGTGACGCGGGTAGTGGAGAAAGGTAAACCGGTGGACGAACTCAGTACCTCCTACGGTATTCGCTGGATCAGCTGGCCGATTGGGAAGGCCGCTGCCAACCAGAAAGCCTTCTTGCTTAATGGTAAGCCCGTGTTTATCAATGGTATCGCCGAGTACGAGCACTTGCTAGGGCAAAGCCATGCCTTCAGCGCCGCCCAGATTCGCACGCGAGTGCAGCAGATGAAAGCACTCGGCTTCAACGCTTTCCGTGATGCCCACCAACCCCACAACTTGCGCTACCAAGCGAACTGGGATACCCTAGGGCTGCTGTGGTGGCCGCAGCTCGCCGCCCACGTCTGGTACGACACGCCCGCGTTTCGCGTCAACTTCAAAGCTCTGCTTGTCGACTGGATCAAGGAGCGGCGCAATAGTCCTTCCGTTGTGCTCTGGGGTCTGGAAAACGAGAGCACCCTGCCCGAAGACTTCGCCAAGGAGTGCACTGCCCTCATTCGGCAGCTAGACCCCACCGCTTCGAGTCAGCGCAAAGTCACGACCTGCAACGGCGGCAAAGGCACCGACTGGGACGTGCCCCAAAACTGGACCGGCACCTACGGCGGCGACCCCGCTACCTACGCCGCCGATGTGCAGCGCCAAGTACTAATTGGCGAATACGGCGCCTGGCGCACCCTCGATTTGCACTCCAAAGGACCGCCGATTCTCAACAACGGCCCCTTCAGCGAAGACCGCATGACGCAGATCATGGAGACGAAAGTGCGCTTGGCGGAATCAGTGAAGGACAAAACGGCCGGGCAATTCTTCTGGATCTTCACCTCCCACGATAACCCCGGCCGGGTGCAGGGCGGCGAAGGGCAGCGGGAGCTAGACCGCATCGGCCCCGTGAACTACAAAGGCCTGCTTACGCCCTGGGAGGAGCCGACCGATGCATTCTATATGTTTCGGGCCAACTACGCGCCCAAGGCCACCGAGCCGATGGTGTACATCGCCTCTCACACCTGGCCCGACCGTTGGCTCACGCCCGGCAAGAAAGACAGCATCACGGTGTACTCCAACTGCGACGAAGTGGAGCTGTTTAATGACGTGAACAGTGCTTCCCTAGGTCGCAAAACACGCGGCGGTATCGGTACGCATTTCCAATGGGATAACGTTGATATTAAGTACAATGTGCTGTATGCCATAGGCTACATGCAGGGCAAAGCCGTGGCCAAAGACTACATCGTGCTGCACCACTTGCCCCAGGCGCCGCACTTCGACCAGTTCCTAGCCGGCGCGAAGCCGATTATGGCCCCGCAACCTAGCTATAACTACCTCTACCGCGTGAACTGCGGCGGCCCTGCGTACACGGATAAGAGCGGCAACACTTGGCTCGCCGACCAGCCGCACACCGACGCAACTGCCTGGGGCTCCGAGTCGTGGACGAACGACTTTCCTGGTCTATCGCCCTTCTTTGCCAGCCAGCGCCGCACCCACGACCCCATTCAGGGCACCACCGATTGGACCTTGTTCCAAGACTTCCGCTATGGCCGCGACAAGCTGCGCTACAGCTTTCCGGTGCCCGATGGCGACTACCTCGTGGAACTCTATTTCACCGAGCCGTGGCTAGGTACCGGCGGTGGCCTCGACTGCACCGGCTGGCGCTTGTTCGACGTAGCCATCAACAACGAAACGGTGCTCCACGACCTAGATATCTGGAAGGAAGCCGGCCACGATCAAGCCCTGAAGAAGACCGTGAAAGCACGCGTAACCGGCGGTCAGCTCGTCATTTCCTTTCCACATGTCGCTTCTGGACAAGCGTTGATTTCCGCCCTAGCTATTGCGTCCACCGATGCGAAAGCTACCGTGATACCTAGATCTCAAGCTGTTATTAAGAACTTGAACGTTACTGATAAAGCCACTGCTAGCCAGTGGTCGGCGCAAACGTGGCTGGATACGGGCGACCAGGCCTACGCTGGCGACCAAACCACCTTCAGTGCGTTGCCTTCCGGCCTCTACGGCGCCGAGTGGTTGCGCACGCCGAAAGAGGCGTCAACTTCCAGCCAGTCGTATGCTAGCTTCGAGGTGACGGCGGAAGCGGATGTGTATGTGGGTTTGGACGTGCAGATAACTGCCAAGCCCGCTTGGTTGAAAGACTACGAAGACACCAAAACGACACTGGCGAATGACATGGCCGGTGGGCATTCTTTCCACGTGTACCGGAAGCGTTTCCCCGCCGGTACAACCGTGGTGCTAGGTCCTAACGGAGTAACAGCCAAGGGTAAACCGCTGATGTACAGCGTAGCTGTCAACCGTGCTTCGACCATTGAGCCGGCGTATGACCTGAAACCCACAACCGGTTACAAACCCGAAACCGCCCGTGTATCAGGCCCCGGCATGGTGAAGGAAACCGTCAATACCAAGGAGAGTATCACCTTCAAAGAGCCCAGTGGCGGTGCCCTAGAATGGACATTTATCGTAGGCGTGGCCGACACGTATTCGCTCACCTTCCGTTACGCCAATCCACTCACCAAAACGCTCACCGGCAAACTCACCGTGGCCTACGCCGACGGCACGCTCATCAAAGAGGAACCCGTAGAGCTAGTGCCCTCCAAAACCGGCAAGTGGAACTACCTAACCAGCTCCACCGGCAGCATGATCAACGCCGGTAGCTACCGCGTGAAGCTAACCGCCACCGACGCCGCCGGCCTAAGCGTATCGGGACTGGACGTGCAATAA